Proteins from one Aquificaceae bacterium genomic window:
- a CDS encoding cell division topological specificity factor MinE, whose protein sequence is LTLVLSYERKGLPPNFIDILKEDLISMFSKYEHFEIEKIEVDIKRGENDFDELWISIPFKQ, encoded by the coding sequence CTTACCCTTGTTTTATCTTACGAAAGAAAAGGACTTCCACCTAACTTTATTGATATACTTAAGGAAGACCTTATATCAATGTTTTCCAAATATGAACACTTTGAAATCGAAAAGATAGAAGTGGATATAAAAAGAGGCGAAAACGATTTTGATGAGCTTTGGATTAGTATACCCTTTAAGCAATGA
- a CDS encoding HAD-IIA family hydrolase, with the protein MSVPVLLLDLDGVLVKDKALNPFEDTVRFLQSIRTLGIPFRVVSNNSTRPPDKLIEELGKKGVELQREEFISPLSILGDYLRAQGIKRVFFIGMPVVEEYIRTLGFEVVQDHMVDAVVIGQDRNLDFNKLKIATSAVFLKNAKLIPINLSRIVKDDDGLYFPGAGSIATAIAHACKYDKALPNLGKPSEEFIRYALEGLRGSEVYLVSDDIYTDLMGAKELGIKTVFMTTGKYKKEELSKANFTPDLVFDSLSELLDYLYKAVSS; encoded by the coding sequence ATGAGTGTGCCAGTTTTACTTCTTGACCTTGACGGAGTTTTGGTAAAGGATAAGGCTTTGAACCCTTTTGAGGATACGGTAAGGTTTTTGCAAAGTATAAGAACCTTAGGTATACCCTTTAGGGTGGTTTCCAACAACTCTACAAGACCGCCAGACAAATTAATAGAGGAGTTAGGAAAGAAAGGTGTGGAGCTTCAAAGAGAGGAATTTATTTCACCCCTGTCAATACTTGGAGACTATCTTAGAGCTCAAGGTATAAAGAGGGTCTTCTTTATAGGCATGCCTGTGGTAGAGGAATACATAAGAACTCTTGGCTTTGAAGTAGTGCAGGACCACATGGTGGATGCAGTAGTGATAGGTCAAGATAGAAACCTTGATTTTAACAAGCTAAAAATTGCCACTTCTGCGGTTTTTCTAAAAAATGCCAAGCTAATTCCTATAAATTTAAGTAGAATCGTAAAGGACGATGATGGGCTTTACTTTCCGGGGGCTGGGTCAATTGCTACAGCTATAGCTCATGCTTGTAAATATGACAAAGCCTTGCCTAATCTTGGCAAACCCTCTGAAGAGTTTATAAGATACGCTCTTGAAGGTTTGAGGGGTAGTGAGGTTTATTTAGTAAGCGACGATATATATACAGACCTTATGGGTGCAAAGGAGCTTGGTATAAAAACAGTTTTTATGACCACGGGTAAATACAAAAAAGAAGAGCTATCGAAAGCTAACTTTACCCCAGACTTGGTTTTTGATAGCCTCTCAGAACTACTGGATTATCTTTATAAAGCTGTTTCTTCTTAA